A segment of the Siphonobacter curvatus genome:
AATCCGGGTTTTGGCCTGTCCGCGAAGACCCAGTAAGTTGATATGGTGCCGGGAAAGTAGGGCTCGTTCGACATCCGGGATTACGGTGTCTTCGTAGCCGTATACGCCGGGAAACACTTCTTCTCCCGAACGCATTTTAGTGATGAGGTTGCGACGAAGTTCGTCTTTAATGGATTCAGGCTGATAGCCAGCCGCCTTGAGCTGACCCAGCGTAGTAATATTGAGTTTATCGGAAACAGAAAGCGAGTGATACGACATCAAAAAAGGGTTTAGCTACGTAAGTGGGTAACGTTTTCAGAATCAAAAAGGTTTGGGCTGGCCGTACCGACGGTCAATTAACTCAAAGATATACGATGAAAGAGACGGGCAGAATACAAAAAAAGGTGAAATCATTTGGGGTATTAATTTTTTATTCTACGTTTGTAGAGTAAAATCTATGAATGTAGAATATGGCCCAGTTAACCAAAGCCGAAGAGCAACTGATGGAGCTGATCTGGCAACAGGAAAAAGTATTTATGAAGGACTTACTGGAACTGTATCCGGAGCCGAAACCCGCCGTTACTACTGTGGCTACCTTACTGAAACGGATGCAGGAAAAAGGCTTCGTGGATTACACGGTGTACGGTAATTCCCGGGAGTATTACGCCCTGGTTAAGAAGGATGATTACTTCGCCAAACACGTAAAAGGAATCATTAAAAGTTACTTTGAAAATTCGGCGTTAAAGTTTGCTTCCTTTTTTACGAAAGCCTCTGATTTATCGGTTGATG
Coding sequences within it:
- a CDS encoding BlaI/MecI/CopY family transcriptional regulator, with translation MAQLTKAEEQLMELIWQQEKVFMKDLLELYPEPKPAVTTVATLLKRMQEKGFVDYTVYGNSREYYALVKKDDYFAKHVKGIIKSYFENSALKFASFFTKASDLSVDELEDLKRIVDEEITKKKK